GGTAAAATGGCGGATTTAGTCTTGTGGAAACCGGCGTTTTTTGCCGTGAAACCGTCGATGATTATCAAGGGCGGGATGATTGCCAGCGCGCCAATGGGCGACCCAAATGCCTCTATTCCAACGCCGCAGCCTGTGCATTATCGCCCTATGTTTGGTTCTTTTGGTAAAGCCGCGGCAGCCACGTCAGTGACCTTTGTGTCTAAAGCGGCGCTGAACAATGGCTTGAAAGAATCTCTCGGTTTGGATCGAACTTTGGTGGCCTGTAAAAACACCCGCAACATTTCCAAACTCGACATGATTCACAACGATTGGCTGCCGAACATTACTGTCGACCCGCAAACCTATGAAGTGCGCGCCGATGGCGAATTGTTAACGTGCGAGCCTGCTGAAGTATTGCCGTTGGCTCAACTTTATACTCTTTTTTAGAGACTCTTTTTTAGGAACGTTTTTAGAAACATTTTTAGGAACATACGATGCTAGATATTTACGAGCGATTAGGCACTCATTGCCATGATCCTGTTCACACCACGGTGACGCTGACGCACGAACAACGCGACCGTGGGCGTCTTAAGCTAGTGGGCGACAACAACGAAGATGTTCGTGTTTTTTTGGAACGTGGTAAACCGCTGTTAGTCGGTGAATTTTTGAAGTCTGAATGCGGCAAGATAGTTCAAGTGAATGGTGCGGTGGAAGACGTGGCGCACGCCAGTTGTGAAGATTGGGAAGCCTTTTCCAAAGCTTGTTATCACTTAGGCAATCGCCACACCAAGATCCAAGTCGGTGAGCGCTGGTTACGCATTAAACCGGATCATGTATTGGAAGACATGCTGCAGATGTTGGGCTTGATCATCAGTCATGAAGAAGCCGTGTTTGTGCCAGAGTCTGGAGCCTATAGTTTTGGAGGAAATAGTTCTGGAGGCAATAGTCATGGCCATAGCCACCACTGAGGCGAGCTTATTGCGCTTGTTGCAGCTCAGTAGCGTGAGCTTGCCTGTTGGCGGTTATGCGTTTTCTCAAGGCATGGAATACGCCATCGACCAAGGTTGGGTAAAAAACAAAGCCAACGTATCGGATTGGATCGGATTGCAAATACAACAGTCTGTCGCGCGGGTCGATTTGCCCGTTTTGCGTTTGTGTATGGACGCCGCGCAGCAAGAAAACACCGCGCGCTTATTGGCACTTAACGATTTGGCGTTGGCTTGTCGGGAAACGAAAGAATTACGCCTGAACGATACCGCGATGGGCGAAGCGTTATCGCGCCTGATGCGCAGTTTAGAAATTGACACACCGTTTGAACGCTCGGAAGACATTAGTTTTGTCGCCTTGTTTGCGATTGCCGCGCACCATTGGCAGATGGATTTTGACCTTGCGGCGCTTGGCTTTACCTGGTCTTGGCTCGAAAACCAAATTGCTGCCGCGACCAAACTGGTGCCGTTGGGGCAAACCCAAGCGCAAGAATTACTTGGTGAGTTACAGGGCGACATTCATCAAGCCATCGCGTTGTCACTCACGATTGAAGAAGATCGTATCGGCGCGGGTTTGCCCACTATTGCCATAGCCAGCGCACAGCATGAAACACAATATTCGCGGCTGTTTCGCTCTTAGTGTTTTAGTCCCCTCCCCCTTGGCAGGGAGGAGCTAGGGGCTTTTGCATTATTCCCTCCCCTTATGTCTTTGAAGGGGAGGGCTAGGGTGGGGTTATAGAACTTTACCCCCTCCCAACCTCCCCCCTTAGCAGGGGGAGGAGCTAGGGGCGTTTGTATTATTCCCTCCCCTTATGTCTTTGAAGGGGATGGCTAGGGTGGGGTTATAGAACTTGACCCCCTCCCAACCTCCCCCTTAGCAGGGGGAGGAGCTAAGGGCTTTTGTATTATTCCCTCCCCTTAGCAGGGGGAGGAGCTAAGGGCAGCAGACATTTATTTATTCAGTTAAGAACAAGGGAACAGGTTATGAAAAAACAAACATTACGTATTGGTGTGGGTGGTCCTGTTGGATCGGGTAAAACGGCGCTTTTACGCTCTTTATGTTCTGCCTTGCGAGATCATTACAACATCGCCGTGGTCACCAATGATATTTACACCCAAGAAGACGCGAAATTTTTGACGGAACACGAAGCGTTAGACGCGGACCGTATTGTCGGTGTCGAAACGGGCGGCTGTCCGCATACGGCGATTCGTGAAGATGCGTCGATGAATTTGGCGGCCATTGATCAGTTGTTGGCGCGTCACGGTGAGTTGGATGTGGTGTTTGTAGAAAGCGGCGGGGACAACTTGAGCGCGACTTTTAGCCCTGAGTTGTCCGACTTTACGATCTATGTGATCGACGTGTCTGCAGGGGATAAAATTCCTCGCAAAGGCGGCCCGGGTATTACGAAATCGGATTTGCTGATTATCAATAAAACCGATTTGGCACCGTTAGTTGGCGCGTCATTAGAAGTAATGGATCGTGATGCAAAAATGATGCGTGGCGATC
This genomic stretch from Marinomonas primoryensis harbors:
- the ureG gene encoding urease accessory protein UreG codes for the protein MKKQTLRIGVGGPVGSGKTALLRSLCSALRDHYNIAVVTNDIYTQEDAKFLTEHEALDADRIVGVETGGCPHTAIREDASMNLAAIDQLLARHGELDVVFVESGGDNLSATFSPELSDFTIYVIDVSAGDKIPRKGGPGITKSDLLIINKTDLAPLVGASLEVMDRDAKMMRGDRPFIFSNLKKAQGLDEIIRIIVSEGMLEAKELPAAKAVV
- a CDS encoding urease accessory protein UreF produces the protein MAIATTEASLLRLLQLSSVSLPVGGYAFSQGMEYAIDQGWVKNKANVSDWIGLQIQQSVARVDLPVLRLCMDAAQQENTARLLALNDLALACRETKELRLNDTAMGEALSRLMRSLEIDTPFERSEDISFVALFAIAAHHWQMDFDLAALGFTWSWLENQIAAATKLVPLGQTQAQELLGELQGDIHQAIALSLTIEEDRIGAGLPTIAIASAQHETQYSRLFRS
- a CDS encoding urease accessory protein UreE, with amino-acid sequence MLDIYERLGTHCHDPVHTTVTLTHEQRDRGRLKLVGDNNEDVRVFLERGKPLLVGEFLKSECGKIVQVNGAVEDVAHASCEDWEAFSKACYHLGNRHTKIQVGERWLRIKPDHVLEDMLQMLGLIISHEEAVFVPESGAYSFGGNSSGGNSHGHSHH